The Palaeococcus ferrophilus DSM 13482 genome includes a window with the following:
- a CDS encoding NAD(P)-dependent oxidoreductase — MEMIGWIGLGHIGRAMAERLSEEYELLVWNRTIEKAKGFKNVARTPEEVAEKCDVIFLSLYDSEAVRQVSERLLKADLSGKIVVDTTTNYHEKVLEFHEMYREAGAFYLESPVMRSVIPARNGQLTILVRERGRPLRKSVPTLRSSGRRYSTSMSPERSRSSN; from the coding sequence ATGGAGATGATAGGGTGGATTGGTCTGGGCCACATAGGTAGGGCCATGGCGGAGAGGTTATCGGAGGAGTACGAGCTCCTCGTCTGGAACAGGACGATAGAGAAGGCCAAAGGTTTCAAGAACGTCGCAAGAACTCCGGAGGAAGTTGCTGAGAAATGCGACGTGATATTCCTCTCGCTCTACGACAGCGAAGCGGTGAGGCAGGTCTCGGAGAGGCTTTTAAAGGCGGACCTCAGCGGAAAGATAGTGGTAGACACCACCACGAACTACCACGAGAAGGTCTTAGAGTTCCACGAGATGTACAGGGAAGCGGGAGCCTTTTACCTTGAAAGCCCCGTCATGAGGAGCGTCATCCCAGCGAGAAACGGCCAGCTGACGATCCTCGTGAGGGAGAGAGGGAGGCCTTTGAGAAAGTCCGTCCCTACCTTGAGAAGCTCGGGAAGAAGATATTCCACTTCGATGAGCCCGGAAAGGTCACGAAGCTCAAACTGA
- a CDS encoding DUF302 domain-containing protein, translated as MFRYRRKLEMGLREAEEKFKAKLEEKGYKVVLEFTPSDVVKAKLGVEMEPYRLLYVCNPKKFYEMTKVEYEIGSFAPCPVILYQKDGETYIAINTAEDIVEVIKEPLEDVKAVIEGL; from the coding sequence ATGTTCAGGTACAGGAGGAAGCTTGAGATGGGCCTCAGGGAGGCCGAGGAGAAGTTTAAGGCAAAGCTCGAGGAGAAGGGCTACAAGGTCGTGCTTGAGTTCACGCCGAGCGACGTGGTCAAGGCCAAGCTCGGCGTTGAGATGGAGCCCTACAGGCTCCTCTACGTCTGCAACCCGAAGAAGTTCTACGAGATGACCAAGGTCGAGTACGAAATTGGCTCCTTCGCCCCGTGCCCGGTTATCCTCTACCAGAAGGACGGGGAGACTTACATTGCTATAAACACGGCTGAGGACATAGTTGAGGTCATTAAGGAGCCGCTCGAGGACGTTAAGGCGGTCATTGAGGGGCTTTGA
- a CDS encoding cytochrome c biogenesis protein CcdA, whose product MRRVPLIFIFFLLFVGLVTAGEVSYGGLKFQDVSSEGELKSLISAHEGEYFFIFYHSESCPACQYMKASVFPTEKAKAALNGLNLVAIDVYRGRELTNLGYVVRDSVLVLQPDNSGYYNPREPGERINVGVPGTPTMVLFKVENGTMVLKGVAVGALNPDGLEFFVKTAIGDEMQSPTESMDTQSERVKNGSSRENANTNLSLAVLLPIFSAGIVSVFSPCVLPVIAGALSLTFARRKVEVIIAGMVASFALLGALVGSLGEYASGIQGALYLLGGVGFILVGASFVNPGMRAKMEWFLSFSPSDRVVSKNGLAYDFALGSALGATWLGCIAPYVGFAVITAALTGEALKGVIVMGTYGLGMGLTVYLITMSKDLGEWINRKLLSGRISVSAGSSKWEVAIGVVLIALGILMLTEVTPLKLWSALFESLSKL is encoded by the coding sequence GTGAGGAGGGTGCCCCTAATATTCATCTTTTTCCTGCTCTTCGTGGGACTTGTAACAGCGGGGGAGGTCTCCTACGGGGGGCTTAAGTTCCAGGACGTTTCAAGCGAGGGGGAGCTAAAATCTCTAATCTCCGCCCACGAGGGCGAGTATTTCTTCATCTTCTACCACTCGGAGAGCTGTCCGGCCTGTCAGTACATGAAGGCGAGCGTCTTCCCGACGGAGAAGGCCAAAGCGGCCCTCAACGGGCTCAACCTGGTGGCTATTGATGTTTACAGGGGGAGAGAGCTCACCAACCTGGGCTACGTTGTCAGGGACAGCGTCCTCGTGCTCCAGCCCGACAACTCCGGCTATTACAACCCCCGGGAGCCGGGGGAGAGGATAAACGTCGGCGTCCCGGGAACGCCAACGATGGTGCTCTTCAAGGTCGAGAACGGCACGATGGTGCTCAAAGGGGTGGCAGTTGGAGCGCTGAACCCGGATGGCCTTGAGTTCTTCGTAAAGACTGCCATCGGGGACGAGATGCAAAGCCCCACCGAGAGTATGGATACGCAAAGCGAGAGGGTAAAAAATGGAAGCTCAAGGGAGAACGCCAACACAAACCTAAGCCTCGCCGTGCTCCTTCCCATATTCTCCGCGGGGATCGTTAGCGTCTTCTCGCCCTGCGTGCTCCCAGTAATAGCGGGCGCCCTCTCGCTGACCTTTGCGAGGAGAAAGGTGGAGGTCATAATAGCGGGTATGGTGGCGTCATTTGCCCTCCTCGGTGCCCTCGTTGGGAGCCTCGGCGAGTACGCCTCCGGCATACAGGGAGCGCTCTACCTCCTCGGAGGAGTTGGTTTCATACTGGTGGGTGCGAGCTTCGTAAACCCGGGGATGAGGGCAAAGATGGAGTGGTTCCTCAGCTTTTCTCCCTCTGATAGGGTGGTTTCAAAGAACGGCCTCGCCTACGACTTCGCCCTAGGCTCTGCACTCGGGGCGACTTGGCTCGGCTGCATAGCGCCCTATGTGGGCTTCGCCGTGATAACCGCGGCCCTAACGGGGGAGGCACTGAAGGGGGTCATAGTTATGGGCACCTACGGCCTCGGGATGGGCCTCACGGTCTACCTCATCACCATGTCGAAGGACCTGGGCGAGTGGATAAACAGAAAGCTGCTCTCCGGCAGGATTTCGGTAAGTGCCGGAAGCTCAAAGTGGGAGGTCGCCATCGGCGTTGTCCTCATAGCCCTTGGAATTCTCATGCTGACCGAGGTCACGCCGCTGAAGCTGTGGAGTGCCCTCTTCGAATCACTCTCAAAACTGTAA
- a CDS encoding NAD-binding protein — MAALGEAIALGEKAGIPKEELIEVLENGAGNSVVLKAKKEKLLGDDYSTHFSVKNLVKDLSYAYDLALASKKAVRLNTTVRELYRAAFERDMEGLDFSVVYKLLKEALDVRV; from the coding sequence ATGGCGGCGCTAGGTGAGGCAATAGCTTTGGGTGAAAAAGCCGGAATCCCGAAGGAAGAGCTCATAGAGGTTCTTGAGAACGGCGCCGGCAACTCGGTGGTGCTGAAGGCAAAGAAGGAGAAGCTCCTTGGCGATGACTACTCGACGCACTTCTCCGTGAAGAACCTCGTTAAGGACCTCTCCTACGCTTACGATCTGGCTTTGGCATCAAAGAAAGCAGTCCGGCTCAACACTACCGTAAGAGAGCTCTACAGGGCGGCCTTTGAGAGGGACATGGAGGGGCTCGACTTTTCGGTGGTTTATAAACTCCTCAAGGAAGCTTTAGATGTCCGTGTTTAA
- a CDS encoding LamG-like jellyroll fold domain-containing protein — protein MKLRWFAAIVLVIDILALAVVAGAYLGSDEREASTGLELNRTPPTPGATVPILKLYTTPTGPVRLIDGRIVGDVDVENGSLTMLHFNGSGYVDLSDSIGEIGELKEGSISVVFRYEESDQNVLPILYFGDKEGKNLFIIEIGHRGENNRRLYVTWIPEGDKPALCFDSGFNLKPGRWYHLVVVVSENGNTAYLNGREMTWRHYNFGNESMRLFFANMPKKELSTLGYGKTADSITPEFLYFHGDIADLRVYPWPLSGEDVKSLLEEIRSRN, from the coding sequence ATGAAGTTGAGGTGGTTTGCTGCCATCGTGCTGGTCATAGACATACTCGCCTTGGCGGTGGTCGCGGGTGCGTATCTTGGAAGTGATGAAAGGGAGGCCTCTACAGGATTGGAACTAAACAGAACTCCACCAACTCCCGGAGCTACCGTACCGATTCTGAAGCTGTACACAACCCCAACGGGCCCGGTAAGGTTGATTGACGGAAGAATCGTCGGTGACGTTGACGTGGAAAACGGGAGCTTAACGATGCTGCACTTCAACGGCTCGGGCTACGTCGATCTCAGCGACTCCATCGGCGAAATCGGGGAGCTCAAAGAAGGCTCAATCTCAGTGGTCTTCCGATACGAGGAGAGCGACCAGAACGTCCTCCCAATCCTCTACTTTGGAGATAAAGAGGGAAAGAACCTCTTCATAATCGAAATAGGCCACAGAGGTGAGAACAACAGGAGACTCTACGTTACGTGGATTCCTGAAGGGGATAAGCCTGCTCTCTGCTTCGACAGCGGCTTCAACCTCAAGCCGGGAAGATGGTACCACCTCGTCGTGGTTGTGAGCGAGAACGGGAACACTGCCTACCTGAACGGGAGGGAGATGACCTGGAGGCACTACAACTTCGGAAACGAGAGCATGAGGCTATTCTTTGCCAACATGCCAAAGAAGGAGCTCTCCACCCTCGGCTACGGGAAGACTGCGGACTCTATAACACCCGAGTTCCTCTATTTCCACGGGGATATCGCCGACCTTAGGGTCTACCCATGGCCCCTCAGCGGTGAGGATGTCAAGAGCCTTCTGGAAGAGATAAGGAGCAGAAATTAG
- a CDS encoding HesA/MoeB/ThiF family protein, producing MKVEMDFSRHFPIIGIEGQRKLSESRVAVVGAGALGSWEVYFLHKLGVGKIIVIDRDFVDESDLPRTIYTKEDVGKPKVEVLKERFGVVGHFEDLNPGTVGLLDEADLILDGTDNIYTRQVINDYAVKNNKPWIYVGVLSTYGNVMPVVPGKTACFRCLIPKLPESPMPTCAVAGIMSYVPPLAASLAVSLAARMLLGEEVRSELIFFDTKTLDFEKVEVPRREDCPACSLRKFEFLEKKIKIERLCDGSIQVTPPVRMNVNFDELEERLRKLGIEALKTSQFIQFEDDYLEIMIFQGGRMVIRGVEDENEAKNVFARYLGG from the coding sequence ATGAAGGTTGAGATGGACTTTTCGAGACACTTCCCCATCATAGGCATCGAGGGACAGAGGAAGCTGAGCGAGAGCAGGGTAGCAGTTGTCGGGGCCGGCGCGCTGGGTAGCTGGGAGGTCTACTTCCTCCACAAGCTTGGAGTTGGGAAGATAATCGTCATTGACAGGGACTTCGTGGACGAGAGCGACCTTCCAAGGACGATCTATACGAAGGAGGACGTTGGAAAGCCCAAGGTAGAGGTCTTGAAGGAGCGTTTTGGTGTGGTCGGCCACTTTGAGGATCTCAACCCAGGAACGGTTGGCCTGCTTGATGAGGCAGACCTGATACTCGATGGAACAGACAACATCTACACCAGGCAGGTGATAAACGATTATGCGGTGAAAAACAACAAGCCGTGGATATACGTGGGTGTCCTCTCCACGTACGGCAACGTCATGCCGGTAGTCCCCGGAAAGACGGCCTGCTTCCGCTGTCTCATTCCGAAGCTTCCCGAGAGCCCCATGCCAACCTGCGCCGTTGCCGGAATAATGAGCTATGTCCCACCTCTGGCCGCTTCATTAGCGGTGAGCCTCGCGGCCAGGATGCTCCTCGGTGAGGAAGTTAGGAGCGAGCTCATATTCTTCGACACCAAGACCCTCGACTTCGAGAAGGTTGAGGTGCCGAGGAGGGAGGACTGTCCAGCATGCTCCCTCAGGAAGTTCGAGTTCTTGGAGAAGAAGATCAAGATAGAGCGCCTCTGCGACGGCTCCATACAGGTGACGCCGCCGGTGAGGATGAACGTCAACTTCGACGAGCTCGAGGAGAGGCTCAGGAAGCTCGGGATAGAGGCCCTCAAGACGAGCCAGTTCATCCAGTTCGAGGACGACTACCTTGAGATTATGATTTTCCAGGGCGGCAGGATGGTGATCAGGGGCGTGGAGGACGAGAACGAGGCCAAGAACGTGTTCGCCCGCTACCTGGGTGGTTGA
- a CDS encoding ferritin yields MLSEKMLRALNEQLDRELYSAYLYFAMAAYFDDLNLEGFANWMKAQAEEELGHALRFYNYIYDRNGRVELGEIPKPPKEWENPTAAFEAAYEHEQFISRSIHELATLAEEEKDYPTRAFLEWFINEQVEEEANVKKILDQLKLARDSPQMVFMLDRELKVRAPRLPGLLLQGE; encoded by the coding sequence ATGCTGAGTGAAAAAATGCTTAGGGCTCTGAACGAGCAGCTTGACAGGGAGCTCTATTCTGCCTACCTGTACTTCGCTATGGCGGCGTATTTCGACGATTTGAACCTTGAGGGCTTCGCCAACTGGATGAAGGCCCAGGCGGAGGAGGAGCTCGGCCACGCGCTCAGGTTCTACAACTACATCTACGACAGAAACGGCAGGGTTGAGCTCGGTGAAATTCCCAAGCCGCCCAAGGAGTGGGAGAATCCTACAGCGGCATTTGAGGCCGCGTACGAGCACGAGCAGTTCATAAGCCGCTCCATCCACGAGCTTGCCACCCTTGCCGAGGAGGAGAAGGACTATCCAACGAGAGCTTTCCTCGAGTGGTTTATAAACGAACAGGTCGAGGAGGAGGCCAACGTGAAGAAGATTCTCGACCAGCTCAAACTCGCCAGGGACAGCCCCCAGATGGTGTTTATGCTCGACAGGGAGCTTAAGGTTAGGGCTCCGAGGCTTCCGGGTCTCCTCCTGCAGGGGGAGTGA
- a CDS encoding nitroreductase family protein, producing MEFFEVLKKRRSIRRFQNRPIPRELVEKLLEAAFLSPSSYNKRPWHFIVVDNREKLDALSRAKLGASGLKTAPVAIVVAADESRSDVWIEDSSIAAEHIQLAAFALGLASFWVQIRNRMHDETKTAEEYVREFLDIPENYRVLCIIGVGYPAENKPPHGDEVFDWEKVSHNEFGKRFK from the coding sequence ATGGAGTTCTTTGAAGTGCTCAAAAAGAGGCGGAGCATAAGGCGCTTCCAAAACAGGCCGATTCCGCGCGAGCTCGTGGAAAAGCTCCTTGAGGCGGCCTTTCTCTCACCCAGCTCCTACAACAAGCGGCCCTGGCACTTCATCGTCGTGGACAACAGGGAAAAGCTCGATGCGCTCTCAAGGGCAAAGCTCGGTGCCTCAGGCCTCAAAACGGCGCCGGTGGCGATAGTCGTTGCCGCCGACGAGAGCAGGAGCGACGTCTGGATCGAGGACTCGAGCATAGCGGCCGAGCACATCCAGCTGGCAGCGTTTGCCCTCGGCCTTGCCTCATTCTGGGTTCAGATAAGGAACAGGATGCACGACGAAACCAAAACTGCGGAGGAGTACGTGAGGGAGTTCTTAGACATTCCGGAAAACTACCGCGTGCTTTGCATAATAGGGGTGGGCTATCCAGCGGAGAACAAGCCACCTCACGGTGATGAGGTCTTCGATTGGGAGAAGGTGAGCCACAACGAGTTTGGGAAGAGATTTAAGTAG
- the sufC gene encoding Fe-S cluster assembly ATPase SufC yields the protein MLTVENLRVKVEDKEILRGVAFTLEPGELHVVMGPNGSGKSTLALTIAGHPKYTVTEGRITFEGEDVTGAKPEERAKRGIFLSFQHPVEVEGVKVIHFLQRVLKNLKGIDEIEAYDLIFKAVEELGFDDSILSRGLNVGFSGGERKKLEMLQAYLIKPKLLILDEPDSGVDVDSLKVIAGIIARLHSEGTGILLITHYGRILEYLNPQRVHVLKEGRLVVSGGMELVKLIEEKGFAAVESDGALKA from the coding sequence ATGTTAACTGTGGAAAATCTGAGGGTGAAAGTCGAAGATAAGGAAATTCTCAGGGGCGTTGCCTTCACTCTCGAGCCCGGGGAGCTGCACGTTGTTATGGGGCCCAACGGTAGCGGTAAGTCCACTCTGGCACTCACAATAGCGGGGCATCCAAAGTACACTGTAACCGAGGGCAGGATAACCTTCGAAGGGGAAGACGTAACAGGAGCGAAGCCCGAGGAGCGAGCGAAGAGGGGCATCTTCCTCAGCTTCCAGCATCCGGTTGAGGTAGAGGGCGTTAAGGTCATACACTTCCTCCAGAGGGTCCTCAAGAACCTCAAAGGCATTGATGAGATAGAGGCGTACGACCTCATCTTTAAGGCCGTCGAGGAGCTCGGCTTCGACGACTCTATTCTCTCAAGGGGACTGAACGTCGGCTTCTCCGGTGGCGAGAGGAAGAAACTTGAGATGCTCCAGGCGTACCTTATAAAGCCGAAGCTCCTCATTCTGGACGAGCCGGACAGCGGTGTTGACGTCGACTCTCTCAAGGTGATAGCGGGGATAATAGCGAGGCTCCACAGCGAGGGAACGGGAATACTGCTCATCACGCACTACGGCCGGATTCTGGAGTACCTAAACCCCCAGAGGGTTCACGTTCTTAAGGAGGGCAGGCTCGTGGTCTCCGGTGGTATGGAACTCGTCAAGCTCATAGAGGAGAAGGGCTTTGCGGCGGTGGAAAGCGATGGAGCACTCAAAGCTTGA
- a CDS encoding SufD family Fe-S cluster assembly protein encodes MRSNELSNERPLGLSDERANKPIITREALENLTYQKYGDSPTIRSYTKWKLFEENSPLKLPTEAKAGEVPVRGHVAFSGSEASFDLPNGVELTEGTLGLSQPEESRILGFHFYALKNAYSLKIKENLAEPLVVVSHLSERAFISHHLSIEVENARVPIIIYDMAEDGTKSLVVELKARNAEIELLTVGKHRSLSHYLLRASLGGKSRIRAFTAVYGGRMSHHREDYSLEGKESELFLRGIPIGIGSAVDYLTNVLQYGEESKSETRVHGFSYKNGWTVHRGTAKVFERARNSSSVVVSEVTIMDEGSLGVSVPMLEVDTGEIEAASHSSSVRQFDEDALFYLRSRGLDREEALSLFVHGIGEALSSHLERLRSKARSATAELVEELL; translated from the coding sequence ATGCGCTCTAACGAGCTCTCTAACGAGCGTCCTTTAGGACTCTCTGACGAGCGCGCTAACAAGCCCATTATAACCCGTGAGGCACTTGAAAATCTCACCTACCAGAAGTACGGCGACAGTCCGACGATAAGGAGCTACACGAAGTGGAAGCTCTTCGAGGAGAACTCGCCCCTAAAGCTCCCGACGGAAGCAAAAGCGGGTGAAGTTCCGGTTAGGGGGCACGTTGCCTTTTCGGGAAGCGAGGCGAGCTTTGACCTGCCCAATGGAGTTGAGCTCACAGAGGGGACTTTAGGCCTCTCACAGCCCGAGGAGTCGAGGATTCTGGGCTTCCACTTCTACGCCCTCAAAAATGCCTACAGTCTCAAGATCAAGGAAAACCTTGCGGAGCCGCTCGTGGTAGTCTCCCACCTCTCGGAGAGGGCTTTTATAAGCCACCACCTGAGCATAGAGGTCGAGAACGCCAGAGTGCCGATAATCATTTACGACATGGCCGAAGATGGGACTAAGTCCCTCGTGGTCGAGCTGAAGGCCAGAAACGCGGAGATAGAGCTCCTCACCGTCGGGAAGCACAGGAGTCTATCCCACTACCTCCTAAGGGCCAGCCTCGGAGGGAAGAGTCGGATTAGGGCATTCACCGCGGTTTATGGAGGCAGGATGAGCCACCACAGGGAGGACTATTCGCTCGAAGGAAAGGAAAGCGAGCTCTTCCTGAGGGGAATACCCATTGGAATAGGCTCGGCGGTTGACTACCTCACCAACGTGCTCCAGTACGGTGAAGAAAGTAAGAGCGAGACCAGAGTCCACGGCTTTTCCTACAAAAACGGCTGGACTGTTCACAGGGGAACTGCAAAGGTCTTTGAGAGGGCCAGGAATTCATCGAGCGTCGTGGTCTCTGAGGTGACCATAATGGACGAAGGCTCCCTCGGTGTGAGCGTGCCGATGCTTGAGGTGGACACAGGGGAGATAGAGGCGGCCTCTCACTCCTCCTCGGTCAGGCAGTTCGACGAGGATGCGCTGTTTTACCTCCGCTCCCGCGGGCTCGACAGGGAGGAGGCGCTGAGCCTTTTCGTTCACGGAATAGGCGAGGCCCTCAGCTCCCACCTCGAAAGGCTCAGGAGCAAAGCTAGAAGCGCCACAGCGGAGCTCGTCGAGGAGCTGTTGTGA
- the thiI gene encoding tRNA uracil 4-sulfurtransferase ThiI, protein MIIVRYGEIALKGGKRREFERKLRDNILATLKRKGIEGKARIVRGRILVDAPDEAAEIIAKVPGVVSVSPARVMEYGEVPEYLKEALKGLNPKSFKVETQRLDKTFLKTSMEVNREVGAFIVENFGWKVDLENPELTVGVEIINGRAHVFFEKIRGVGGLPVGTQGKVVVLLSGGIDSPVAAFLMLKRGAEVIALHFDQGTNARSVVERVVDILSDYSPEPIELIVENHFEVLKPYASALAKAKLREWTCVVCKVAMLRRAAEIARERGALGIVTGDSLGQVASQTLANLYFETMSVDFPVHRPLLGMDKEEIVAIARRIGTYEAFLEYPYCDCPFRPERVVTGGKLEEFESVRRELEKEGIL, encoded by the coding sequence GTGATAATCGTGAGGTACGGCGAGATTGCACTTAAAGGCGGGAAGAGACGGGAGTTTGAGAGAAAGCTCCGCGACAACATACTGGCTACCCTAAAGAGGAAAGGAATTGAGGGGAAGGCGAGAATTGTGAGGGGCAGGATACTCGTTGATGCACCCGACGAGGCGGCGGAGATAATCGCCAAAGTCCCCGGGGTAGTGTCGGTCTCTCCAGCGAGGGTCATGGAGTACGGGGAGGTTCCAGAGTACCTCAAGGAGGCTCTGAAGGGACTGAATCCTAAAAGCTTCAAAGTGGAAACGCAGAGGCTCGACAAGACCTTTCTGAAGACCTCGATGGAGGTAAACCGTGAGGTAGGGGCCTTCATCGTCGAGAACTTCGGGTGGAAGGTTGACCTTGAGAACCCGGAACTTACGGTGGGGGTTGAGATAATAAACGGCAGGGCCCACGTCTTCTTCGAGAAGATAAGGGGCGTTGGCGGCCTTCCAGTGGGCACGCAGGGAAAAGTTGTTGTGCTCCTGAGCGGCGGCATAGACTCACCCGTTGCCGCCTTCCTCATGCTCAAGAGGGGAGCGGAGGTAATAGCGCTCCACTTCGACCAGGGGACCAACGCCAGGAGCGTCGTTGAGAGGGTCGTTGACATACTGAGTGATTACTCACCCGAGCCGATAGAGCTCATCGTGGAGAACCACTTTGAAGTCCTCAAACCCTACGCCTCCGCGCTGGCAAAGGCGAAGCTCCGCGAGTGGACGTGCGTCGTCTGCAAGGTGGCAATGCTAAGGCGTGCTGCGGAGATAGCGAGGGAGAGGGGCGCCCTTGGAATAGTCACTGGGGATTCCCTCGGTCAGGTGGCCTCTCAAACACTCGCCAACCTCTACTTCGAGACTATGAGTGTGGACTTCCCCGTCCACAGGCCGCTCCTTGGCATGGACAAGGAGGAGATAGTCGCGATAGCGAGGAGAATCGGGACTTACGAGGCCTTCCTCGAGTACCCCTACTGCGACTGCCCCTTCAGGCCCGAGAGGGTTGTTACGGGAGGCAAACTTGAAGAGTTCGAGAGTGTTAGGAGAGAGCTTGAGAAAGAGGGCATCCTCTGA
- the sufB gene encoding Fe-S cluster assembly protein SufB yields the protein MEHSKLEEILKAGSLEEILGTAVPYPKEIELRGEITEDAVREISRIKNEPEWMLRHRLKALELFKKLPMPKWVVGIDELDVESFSLYSKPEVGNEIKDWDDLPENIRKTFERLNIPEIEKRFLSGLTAVFDSESVYSQLKEEFEKKGIIMVPMEEAVKKYPKLVKRYFGKVFPPGEHKFSALHHALWSGGAFVYIPKGVRVPFPIEAFFVIGSALEGQFEHTLLIADEGSYVHFIEGCSAPMYKGFSFHDGMVEIYAHKGATVKFTTIQNWSRNVINFNNKRAIVEDNAYVEWIEGSIGSHITYTYPSSVLKGEGARTAQYVVSLSNGPYLKDTGAKTWHLAPNTSSKIISKSISANGGTNIYRGLVRIIKGAKNSTATVSCDSLILDEKSKAYTYPHNQNDEPSASIIHEATTGKLGEDKLFYMNSRGIKEEEAKSLIVLGFISEVLEGLPFEYVEVLKKVIELEFSEVGGVG from the coding sequence ATGGAGCACTCAAAGCTTGAGGAAATCCTAAAAGCGGGTTCCCTCGAGGAGATTCTGGGAACAGCGGTGCCATACCCGAAGGAAATCGAGCTCAGGGGCGAGATTACGGAAGATGCTGTCAGGGAGATTTCAAGGATAAAGAACGAGCCGGAGTGGATGCTCAGGCACAGGCTTAAAGCTCTGGAGCTGTTCAAGAAGCTGCCGATGCCGAAGTGGGTTGTTGGAATAGACGAGCTCGACGTCGAGAGCTTCTCCCTCTACTCAAAGCCCGAGGTTGGAAACGAGATTAAGGACTGGGACGACCTCCCGGAGAACATCAGGAAGACCTTCGAGAGGCTCAACATACCCGAGATAGAGAAGAGGTTCCTCTCGGGGCTCACAGCGGTTTTCGACAGCGAGAGCGTCTACTCCCAGCTCAAGGAGGAGTTCGAGAAGAAGGGCATCATAATGGTTCCGATGGAGGAGGCTGTGAAAAAATACCCCAAGCTGGTCAAGAGGTACTTCGGGAAGGTCTTCCCTCCGGGAGAGCACAAGTTTTCCGCTCTACACCATGCCCTCTGGAGCGGTGGGGCCTTCGTCTACATCCCCAAGGGGGTAAGGGTTCCCTTCCCGATTGAGGCCTTCTTCGTCATAGGCTCGGCTTTGGAGGGTCAGTTCGAGCACACCCTGTTGATAGCGGATGAAGGCAGCTACGTCCACTTCATAGAGGGCTGTTCCGCTCCAATGTACAAGGGCTTCTCCTTCCACGACGGCATGGTCGAGATATACGCCCACAAGGGAGCAACCGTCAAGTTCACCACCATACAGAACTGGAGCAGGAACGTCATCAACTTCAACAACAAGCGCGCCATAGTAGAGGATAACGCATACGTCGAGTGGATAGAGGGCAGTATAGGGAGCCACATAACCTATACTTACCCGTCAAGCGTCCTGAAGGGAGAGGGGGCAAGAACGGCACAGTACGTGGTTTCGCTCAGCAACGGGCCCTACCTCAAGGACACCGGTGCCAAAACCTGGCATTTAGCTCCAAACACCAGCTCGAAGATAATCTCGAAGAGCATAAGCGCCAACGGCGGGACGAACATCTACCGCGGTCTCGTTAGGATAATAAAGGGAGCCAAAAACTCCACCGCAACAGTCTCATGTGACTCGCTCATCCTCGATGAGAAGAGCAAGGCCTACACCTATCCCCACAACCAGAACGACGAGCCCTCAGCGAGCATAATCCACGAGGCAACCACCGGAAAGCTCGGTGAAGATAAGCTCTTCTACATGAACTCCAGGGGAATAAAGGAGGAGGAAGCGAAGAGCCTCATCGTTCTGGGCTTTATCAGCGAGGTGCTTGAGGGCCTGCCCTTTGAGTACGTCGAGGTGCTCAAGAAGGTCATAGAGCTTGAGTTCAGCGAGGTTGGGGGTGTTGGGTGA